TGGGGATTTTCGTGTTGATCCGCGACATCACTGAGCGCCGCCGCACCGCCGAGGCGCTGCATCAGGCCTATCAGAATCTTGAGTTGCGGGTGCGTGAACGCACCACCGAACTGACCACCCTCAATGACCAATTGCTGCGCGAAATCGACGAGCGCCGCCGCGTGGAGTCACGCTTGCGCGAGGCCAAGCTTGAAGCCGAGCAGGCCAACCTGTCGAAGACCAAATTTCTCGCCGCCGTCAGTCACGACCTGCTGCAACCGTTGAATGCCGCGCGGCTGTTTACCAGCGCCTTGCTGGAGCGCCGGGAGCCGGTGGCTAACGAAATTCTGGTGCGCAACGTCAGCAATTCCCTGGAAGACGTGGAAAATCTGCTGGGCACCCTGGTGGACATTTCCAAACTCGATGCCGGGGTGATCAAGGCCGACATTGCGCCGTTCGCCCTGAGCGAGTTGCTGGAAAATCTTGCCGCCGAATACACCCAAGTGGCCCGCAGCGAAGGGCTTGAACTGCATTTCATCCCGTGTTCGGCGCTGGTGCGCAGCGACATTCAGTTGCTCGCGCGGATCCTGCGTAATCTGCTGAGCAATGCCATTCGCTACACCTACAGCGGGCGAGTGGTGCTCGGCTGCCGACGTCATCATCAGCGGTTGACCATCGAAGTCTGGGACAGCGGCATGGGCATTGCGGAAAACCGTCTGGAGGAGATTTTTCAGGAGTTCAAACGCGGTGACGTGCAGCGCCCGGATCAGGATCGCGGCTTGGGGCTGGGCCTGGCGATCGTCGAGAAAATCGCCCGCATTCTCGGCCATCGGATTCACGTGCGTTCATGGCCGGGCAAAGGCTCGATGTTTTCCGTCGAAGTACCCTTGAGTGCCACGGCGCCGAAGGCATTGCCGAGCCTGCTGATGAGTGAGCCGATGCTCGAGCGCCTGCGCGGTGCACGGGTGTGGGTGCTGGACAACGACGCGGCCATTTGTGCCGGGATGCGCACCTTGCTCGAAGGGTGGGGCTGCCGTGTGATCACGGCGCTGTCGGAGGAGGACCTGGCGCGGCAAGTGGACAACTATCACGCCGAAGCCGACCTGCTGATCGCCGACTATCACCTGGATGACGAGAAGAACGGCGTCGACGCCGTGGCCCGTATCAACGCCCGTCGCGCTTCAGCGATCCCGGCGATGATGATCACTGCCAACTACAGCAACGAACTCAAACAGCAGATCCGCGAACTGGGCCACACCCTGATGCACAAACCGGTGCGGCCGATGAAGCTCAAGACGGCGATGAGTCATTTGCTTGGGCGGCCCTGATCGTTCCCACGCTCTGCGTGGGAATGCCTCAATGGACGCTCTGCGTCCGCTCTTGGGACTCTTGGAACGCGGAGCGTCCCGGGCTGCATTCCCACGCGGAGCGTGGGAACGATCATCAGCGCCGCAAATACGACCCGAAATCAATATCCCCGGCACTCAAAATCGCCTGCACCCGATTGTGCACATTGAGCTTGCGCAAGATCGCCGAGACATGGGCCTTGACCGTGGTTTCGGCGATTTCCAGGGTGTAGGCGATCTGTTTGTTCGATTCGCCTTTGGTCATGCGCTCAAGTACCAGCAACTGCTTGCGTGTCAGTGCCTGGAGCAACTCCGGCGGGAAGCTCGGGGTGTCATTCATCCGGCGATGAGTGCTGCTTTTTTGCGTGCGGATGATGTCCGGCGGCAGGTACACATTGCCATTGAGGATCTGCTGGATGGCCTCGGTCATCTGCACCCGTGGCGACGATTTGGTGATAAACCCCACCGCGCCATAAGTGATGGCTTGCAGCACGATTTGCTTGTCCTGCTCGGCCGAGACGATCACCACCGGAATGGTCGGCGCCTCGTTGCGCAGGTTGATCAGGCCATTGAGGCCGTGCATGCCGGGCATGTTCAGGTCGAGCAGGATCAGGTCAAGGTCGTCGTGTTCCTGGGTCAGGGCCAGGGCACTGTCGAGGTCGGCGGTTTCCATGACCTCACTGCCGGGGAAACCGTCGCTGATGACGTTATGAATGGCTTCGCGAAACAGCGGGTGATCGTCGGCAATCAGAATTTTGTACATGGCCTTTCACCTCATTATTTTTTTGATCAGGGTGTGGCAACAACTCGCAAGCGTTCACGTCAGGGAAAGGGCTCGGGCCGGGCCGGCGTCACGGGCAGATTTGCCGCTTGCCACGCATCCAGTCCGTCGCGGTACCAATACAGTGTTTTATAGCCCATGGAAGCGGCGCGTTTTACCGCGTTCCAGCTCAACCAGCAATCGGAGCGGCAGTAAAAGACCAACGGTCGAGTCAGATCGCCCGCCGTCAATTGCTGCAGGTGGCGCGCGAAATATTGCTGCCACGGGGGCGTCAGGTCGCCGTCACCGGTATTGGCCAGCCAATGGCTGCCGGGCAGGTTTTCGTGGGGCTGGTCTTCGATGAAACGGCTTTGCAGCCATTGCTGGCGATAGACATCGATCAGCAGTGGCTGCGGCGTGTGCTTGAGCAGGTTTTGCAGGGCCGGCGTATCGATGATACTCGCGCCCTGAAGCTGAGTCGGGGTCGGGCTGCGGTATAAACCGATGCGATAACCCTCGGCGGAGAACAGCGCAGTTTCAGCCTGCGCAACGCCCAGCAACAGGCTCAGCGACAGCGCGGCGAGAGAAGGGCACAGCAGAACACATCGTGCACGCGGCATGGGGGTTCAGTCCTTATAGTTATGAACCCATTACATGCCAGTAGCGGTGCGTTGTGAATGCGACGATAGACAGGTGAACCAGTACTAAAGTAGTAATTTTCCCTGGATTGCCGGGTGCTTGATCGTTCCCACGCTCCGCGTGGGAATGCCTCACCGGACGCTCCGCGTCCGCTCTTGGGACGCAGAGCGTCCCTGGCTGCGTTCCCACGCAGAGCGTGGGAACGATCCGGAGTAGTCAGCCGGTTTTGCGCAAAGCGGCATGCTGCGGGTTGAAGGTGAGTACTGCCAGCAGGGTAAACACCAGCATCAGCCCCACACACACCGCCAGCGCGACCGGGTTGAAGCGTTCATACAGCGCAAAGCGCACCAGTTCCACCGCATGGGTGAACGGGCTCAAGGCGCACAGCCAATACAACCACTCGCTGGACTCGCGCATTTTCCACAGCGGATACAGTGCCGACGACAGGAAAAACAGCGGGAAGATCACGAAGTTCATCACCCCGGCAAAGTTCTCCAGCTGGCGGATGGCGTTGGACAGCAACAGGCCCAGCGCACTGAGCATCAACGCCACCAGCAGCAACGCCGGCAAGGCCAGCAACAGGCCGATGGCCGGCGGTTGCACGCCGTACAGCCAGGCAATCGCCAGAAAGGCATACACCTGCAACAGCGAAATCAGCGAGGTTGCCAGCAATTTGCTGCACAGCAGGAAAGTCCGGGGCAGGGGGCTGGTCAGCAACACGCGCATGCTGCCCATCTCCCGGTCGTAGACCATCGACAGTGAACCTTGCATTCCGTTGAACAGCAGGATCATGCAGGCCAGGCCCGGGATGATGTAAACCTCATAGGGAATGTAGGTGTCGTAGGGCTCGATGATGGCGATACCGAGTGCCGCGCGAAAACCGGCGGCGAACACCAGCAGCCACAGCAATGGCCGCACCAGTGCGCTGAGAAATCGCGTGCGCTGCAACACAAAGCGTAGCCATTCGCGCAGTACGATACCGCTGAAACATTGCCAGTAAGCGTTCATTGGACGACTGCCCCTGAAGAGACCGAGGTGGTCAGGCGAGCGAAGGCCGAACCGAGGTCACCGCCATGTTCTAGGCTCAACGCGTCTGCCTGTCCGCTGGCCACCAAACGGCCTTGATGCAGGATCAGCAAGTCGTCGCTGGGCTGTACTTCATCCAGCAAATGAGTGGTCCAGAGCACGCTGATGGTGTGCTCGCGGCACAGGCTGCGGATGTGTTGGTTGAGCGCCAGGCGACTGGCCGGATCGAGGCCGACGCTCGCCTCGTCGAGCAGCAACAGGCTTGGCTCGTGCAGCAACGCGCGGGCGATTTCCACCCGGCGGCGATGGCCGCCATTGAGTTCGCGCACCCGTTCGCGACGGCGTTCGGTCAGGGCCTGACGTGCCAGTTCGGCGTCGACCCGAAGTCCGGTCTGGCGTCGGGACAGGCCATGCAGCGCGGCGTGATAACGCAGGTTTTGCTCGACGCTGAGGTCCAGATCCAGGGTGCTCTGCTGGAACACCACACCCAATTGCTTCAACGCCGGGCGTGCCGCGTTGCGCAACGAACAGCCACCGACCCGAATATCACCGCGCTGCACATCGTAAAGGCGAGTGAGCAGGGCGATCAGGGTCGACTTGCCCGCGCCGTTCGGTCCCAGCAGCGCGGCAAAACGCCCGGGTACCAGGCTGAAACTCACCTGACGCAAGGCCTCGCGCTGGCCGTAAGCGAAACTCAGGTCACTGACTTCAAGGGCGTTCATGGCGTCACCACCACGCCCCACGGATAGCGCCCGACCTTCACCGATTTGCTGACCTTGAGGCTGTCGACATCGATCACCGACACATCGCCACTGACGCCATTGGTAGCCAGTAATTGCCGTTGGTCCGGGGTAAACGACATCTGCCAGACCCGTCGGCCCACCAGCAGGTAATCGAGGATTTCGAAGGTCTTGGCGTCGATCACCGCCACATGGTTGGCCGGGCCGAGGGCGACGAAACCGTACTTGCCGTCGGCGCTGAGTTTGATCCCCACCGGCTGGACTTTGTCCGGGTGCACGCCTTTGATCTGGAAGGTCAGGGTCTTGAGGGTCTTGCGGCTGGCGACGTCGAGAATCGTCACCGTGCCGCCGATTTCCGCCGAGGCCCAGAGTTGCGAGCCATCGGGATTGAATTCGACGAAACGCGGCCGCTGATCGACCAGGGTGTTGTCGGCCAGGGTCTGGGTACTGGTGTCGATCCAGTGCAGCATGTTGGTGGTTTCACTGGTGTTCACCGCCCACTTGCCGTCGGGGCTGACGGCCATGCCTTCAGGCTCGACGCCAACGCTGATCTGCCCGAGCACCTTGGAGGTTTCGGTGTCGATCACCGTCACCAGCGCATCGTCCTCGTTGGAGACGTACAACCAGCGATTGTTGGGATGCAGGGCGAATTGCTCAGGGTCCTTGCCCGAGGGCAGTTCCTTGATGATCTTGCGGGTGGCGACGTCCATCACCTGGACCCGGTCCGAATCGCTGGCGCAGATGTACAGCAGCTTATTGTCGTGGGACAGCAACAGGCCACGCGGTCGCTGGCCGACGGGCAGGGTATCGGTGACTTGCAGGGTCTGCATGTCGATCAGGCTCAGGCTGTTGTCCTTTTCGTTGGAAACCCAGGCGGTGCTGGCCGCCGCATGCCCGGCGGCGAGCAGTAGAGCGCATGAAAGCAGGGTGCGGCGCATGGCAGATTCCTTCTTGTTGTGGTTGTAGGACTTTCAGAGAAAGCGGCAGCTGACCTCGGCTTTGTCGTAACCCAGGCTGTCCATTTCGTTGACGGGGTGCAGGAAACCGTCTTGCGGCGAAGTGCTGACCAGTGCCCGGGGTTGCACGATGGGGATCGGCTGGCGCAACTGACCGTTCCACGGCCGATAACTGAGCTTGCGACCCTTGAAGCCGTCCAGTGGCAATTGATCGCTGATTTCCAACTGACGAATCGCCATGGCATCGGCCTGACGCAGTTTGCCCACCGCACTGGCGATGCTGCGTACGGCCATCCAGGCGGCGAAATCCCGGTCGTTCATCCAGCGTCCGGTCAGGGCTTCAAAGCGTTTCTGCAACTGCGCGGCGCCGTAGGTTTCCACGGTCTTGTGCCAGCCCACGGGCGTCAGGCCCTGAGTGCCGGCAACCGGCCGTGGATACCAGGTCTGGTAGGGCACGTACTCGCCGAAGTCGCCGCGTTCATCGGCCACCAGCACCACGTCGTACTCGGCGGTCTGGGTGAACAGCGGCATGTCGGCCTGGGCGCTGCGGCGCTGGTCGTTATCGAAACTCCAGGCTTTTTCTGCCACCAGTTGCAAGCCGAAGCGTTTGGCCGCCCGACGCAGGGCGGCGGCATAGGCTTGATCGTCCGCGGTCGGGCCGACGATCAGCAGCGCCCGTTGCCATTTGCGCAGCACCAGAAATTGCGCGAGCGCATCGGCCAGCATCGCGCGGCTTGGCAGGCTGTGCAGCACGTTCGGCAGGCAATCGGTAGTGCGTAAGCTGTCATCGGGGCTGCCGGCATTGAACAGCAGGCTGTCGGGCAACGCCGCGCTGAGTTGGCGCAGATTGTTGGCTGGCACATTCACTACAAACAGTCGCAGGCCTTGTTGGTGCTGGATTTTGGCCG
The window above is part of the Pseudomonas sp. B21-048 genome. Proteins encoded here:
- a CDS encoding response regulator transcription factor — its product is MYKILIADDHPLFREAIHNVISDGFPGSEVMETADLDSALALTQEHDDLDLILLDLNMPGMHGLNGLINLRNEAPTIPVVIVSAEQDKQIVLQAITYGAVGFITKSSPRVQMTEAIQQILNGNVYLPPDIIRTQKSSTHRRMNDTPSFPPELLQALTRKQLLVLERMTKGESNKQIAYTLEIAETTVKAHVSAILRKLNVHNRVQAILSAGDIDFGSYLRR
- a CDS encoding PQQ-dependent catabolism-associated CXXCW motif protein, with protein sequence MPRARCVLLCPSLAALSLSLLLGVAQAETALFSAEGYRIGLYRSPTPTQLQGASIIDTPALQNLLKHTPQPLLIDVYRQQWLQSRFIEDQPHENLPGSHWLANTGDGDLTPPWQQYFARHLQQLTAGDLTRPLVFYCRSDCWLSWNAVKRAASMGYKTLYWYRDGLDAWQAANLPVTPARPEPFP
- a CDS encoding ABC transporter permease, translated to MNAYWQCFSGIVLREWLRFVLQRTRFLSALVRPLLWLLVFAAGFRAALGIAIIEPYDTYIPYEVYIIPGLACMILLFNGMQGSLSMVYDREMGSMRVLLTSPLPRTFLLCSKLLATSLISLLQVYAFLAIAWLYGVQPPAIGLLLALPALLLVALMLSALGLLLSNAIRQLENFAGVMNFVIFPLFFLSSALYPLWKMRESSEWLYWLCALSPFTHAVELVRFALYERFNPVALAVCVGLMLVFTLLAVLTFNPQHAALRKTG
- a CDS encoding ABC transporter ATP-binding protein, translated to MNALEVSDLSFAYGQREALRQVSFSLVPGRFAALLGPNGAGKSTLIALLTRLYDVQRGDIRVGGCSLRNAARPALKQLGVVFQQSTLDLDLSVEQNLRYHAALHGLSRRQTGLRVDAELARQALTERRRERVRELNGGHRRRVEIARALLHEPSLLLLDEASVGLDPASRLALNQHIRSLCREHTISVLWTTHLLDEVQPSDDLLILHQGRLVASGQADALSLEHGGDLGSAFARLTTSVSSGAVVQ
- a CDS encoding YVTN family beta-propeller repeat protein, with protein sequence MRRTLLSCALLLAAGHAAASTAWVSNEKDNSLSLIDMQTLQVTDTLPVGQRPRGLLLSHDNKLLYICASDSDRVQVMDVATRKIIKELPSGKDPEQFALHPNNRWLYVSNEDDALVTVIDTETSKVLGQISVGVEPEGMAVSPDGKWAVNTSETTNMLHWIDTSTQTLADNTLVDQRPRFVEFNPDGSQLWASAEIGGTVTILDVASRKTLKTLTFQIKGVHPDKVQPVGIKLSADGKYGFVALGPANHVAVIDAKTFEILDYLLVGRRVWQMSFTPDQRQLLATNGVSGDVSVIDVDSLKVSKSVKVGRYPWGVVVTP
- a CDS encoding ABC transporter substrate-binding protein, giving the protein MRQLAPYALIYLLAIACAAGVATQTQAADAPLQVQIGYLGYRPAPGPLLSNVHVIPEPTDAGLRGAELAITDSNSTGRFLNHRYDLVSENVNSPEALLEAAKIQHQQGLRLFVVNVPANNLRQLSAALPDSLLFNAGSPDDSLRTTDCLPNVLHSLPSRAMLADALAQFLVLRKWQRALLIVGPTADDQAYAAALRRAAKRFGLQLVAEKAWSFDNDQRRSAQADMPLFTQTAEYDVVLVADERGDFGEYVPYQTWYPRPVAGTQGLTPVGWHKTVETYGAAQLQKRFEALTGRWMNDRDFAAWMAVRSIASAVGKLRQADAMAIRQLEISDQLPLDGFKGRKLSYRPWNGQLRQPIPIVQPRALVSTSPQDGFLHPVNEMDSLGYDKAEVSCRFL